The following proteins are co-located in the Candidatus Paracaedibacter acanthamoebae genome:
- a CDS encoding IS110 family transposase: protein MQNVHVIGIDISKKTFDACVMLNGKNKKNSFDNNSMGCEELISWIKEFGLTDPHICMESTGSYSEAVADCLYNSGYKVSVINPLQVKSFRLSKMIRQKTDKSDCEVIAMFCLQNCPVLWSPKPRENKELYEVNARIDILKMELNRLTNSLEKEIINKIVANSINEEMQFIKDMIRKLEQEALNIITNSQKLKRQYDILREIKGIGTKTAMTILADMPDVSRFKNAKQYAAFVGVTPSHFQSGTSVKGKSHISRLGSRKVRKALYMSTIVVKNHNNAFQAFVNRLINKGKPSKVIIVANMRKLLHIFFGILKSNKSFNQNLAFHS, encoded by the coding sequence ATGCAAAATGTTCATGTTATTGGAATTGATATATCTAAAAAAACCTTTGACGCTTGCGTTATGCTTAACGGAAAAAACAAGAAAAATTCTTTTGATAATAATAGCATGGGGTGTGAAGAGTTAATTTCATGGATTAAGGAATTTGGGCTTACTGATCCTCATATTTGTATGGAATCCACTGGTTCTTATTCAGAGGCAGTAGCAGATTGTTTATACAACTCTGGTTATAAGGTAAGCGTAATTAATCCCTTGCAAGTTAAGTCTTTCAGGCTCAGTAAGATGATACGTCAGAAGACAGATAAATCTGATTGTGAAGTAATTGCGATGTTTTGCTTGCAAAATTGTCCTGTTTTATGGAGCCCAAAGCCTCGGGAAAATAAAGAATTATACGAAGTTAATGCTCGAATAGATATTCTTAAAATGGAATTAAACAGATTGACCAATTCCCTTGAGAAAGAAATTATAAATAAAATTGTAGCAAATTCCATAAATGAAGAAATGCAATTTATCAAAGACATGATAAGAAAATTAGAACAAGAAGCATTGAATATTATCACTAACTCACAAAAACTGAAAAGGCAATATGATATCCTTAGAGAAATCAAGGGGATTGGAACTAAAACGGCAATGACCATTTTAGCTGATATGCCTGACGTCAGTCGTTTTAAAAATGCCAAGCAATATGCTGCTTTTGTAGGTGTTACTCCCTCCCATTTCCAGTCTGGAACGTCTGTTAAGGGTAAATCACATATCTCCAGATTAGGATCTAGAAAGGTTAGAAAAGCGCTCTATATGTCGACGATTGTTGTAAAAAATCATAACAACGCTTTTCAAGCCTTTGTAAACCGCCTGATAAATAAAGGTAAGCCTTCAAAAGTTATAATTGTCGCTAACATGAGAAAGCTACTCCATATATTTTTTGGAATCTTGAAAAGTAATAAATCTTTCAATCAAAATCTTGCTTTTCATAGTTGA
- a CDS encoding DDE-type integrase/transposase/recombinase, with protein sequence MDPTIEELKREGCLDERVKHRQIKYLNNIIEQDHRRIKRRTRPMLGFQSFKAANRTLKGIEAMAMMLKEQTIYLTKSYQDQVRFFNRLFNVYA encoded by the coding sequence ATGGACCCAACTATCGAAGAATTAAAAAGAGAAGGGTGTCTGGATGAACGCGTCAAGCATAGGCAAATCAAATATCTCAACAATATCATCGAACAGGATCATCGACGTATCAAGCGTCGTACCCGTCCCATGCTAGGATTCCAATCGTTTAAGGCGGCTAACCGAACGCTCAAGGGAATTGAAGCCATGGCCATGATGCTTAAAGAGCAAACAATTTATTTGACAAAAAGCTATCAAGATCAGGTTCGTTTTTTCAATCGTCTTTTCAACGTTTACGCCTAA
- a CDS encoding IS110 family transposase codes for MTIKTLGIDIAKRVFQLHGVDKRGKTVLKKRIGRDQLLSFIANLPPCLIGMESCSGSNYWARQFQLYGHEVKLMSPQYVKPYVKTNKNDANDAEAICEAVARPNMRFVSIKTIEQQDIQSLHRYRQRVVQQRTALVNQIRGLLSEYGLVAPQGIGCLREKLPQFLENQNNLLTSLALEVFCQLHQDLLEIDKKVKLLDKRIAKICSENKACQRIKKIEGIGPLTATALVSAIGDISNFKNGRHLAAWLGLVPRQHSSGNKKVLLGISKRGDRYLRTLLIHGARAFISFAKRRSNWLEKLIERCGKQKAYVALANKNARIVWSLLAKQTEYHSIH; via the coding sequence ATGACAATAAAAACACTAGGGATTGATATAGCCAAGCGGGTATTTCAACTGCATGGCGTTGATAAAAGAGGCAAGACAGTGCTAAAGAAGCGTATTGGACGTGACCAATTGCTTAGCTTTATTGCCAATCTACCTCCATGCCTTATAGGAATGGAGTCTTGCAGTGGATCTAACTACTGGGCCCGCCAGTTTCAGCTTTACGGGCACGAAGTGAAACTGATGAGCCCACAATATGTAAAACCATATGTTAAAACGAATAAGAATGATGCGAATGATGCTGAAGCTATCTGTGAAGCAGTAGCACGGCCTAATATGAGATTTGTTTCAATTAAAACTATAGAACAGCAGGATATCCAATCGCTCCATCGGTACCGTCAAAGAGTGGTGCAGCAAAGGACGGCCCTTGTCAATCAGATTAGAGGACTGCTTAGTGAATATGGACTTGTGGCGCCTCAAGGTATTGGGTGTTTGAGGGAGAAATTACCTCAGTTTCTGGAAAATCAAAATAACTTGCTGACAAGTTTAGCTCTGGAGGTTTTTTGCCAGCTTCATCAAGATCTTTTGGAAATTGATAAAAAAGTTAAGCTTTTAGATAAGCGGATCGCCAAAATTTGTAGCGAGAATAAAGCATGCCAAAGGATTAAAAAAATTGAAGGGATTGGCCCTTTAACAGCAACAGCTCTGGTATCAGCAATTGGTGATATCTCTAACTTTAAGAATGGGCGTCACTTAGCCGCTTGGCTAGGATTGGTACCACGTCAGCATTCTAGCGGAAATAAAAAGGTGCTGCTCGGCATTAGCAAAAGAGGGGATCGGTATTTAAGGACGCTTCTTATTCACGGAGCACGCGCCTTTATTAGCTTTGCTAAAAGGCGTTCTAATTGGTTAGAGAAGCTGATTGAGCGTTGTGGTAAACAGAAAGCTTATGTAGCTCTAGCTAATAAGAATGCAAGAATTGTATGGTCTCTACTTGCCAAACAAACTGAGTACCACTCTATTCACTAG
- a CDS encoding YncE family protein, whose product MKIQEETKLTYAVLTTPDILQINGDTTLTLTVSNNQSGYINITSLAFQIPLGDNAKDLSTDLTGITFTKPTNWELSQDKGQFTATPTSPSQGKIGREGLTFTFVGIKVNAQVGTTLLTIKETTQEGGTLSTTLPLSKFPEQFQVSDLDATPESVNPGESTTLSWSGSAGSYELQYNQKTIPNLPSTGSYEIPADDLVDTTTFYLNVTIKGSDPTSPATLQREKTVTVYTPKIISFGGSNGRSSALPGGSIPLSWITENATQGSITDPNGNNWDISTDQLNNGQMTVGVPEDVSEIKYTLTIRGNRTTQTMDSPPIQVYEFKKLSDIHGFDDPSTLAINPGGTRLYVGNWGSAGTVSVIDIENDTNNKIADIITGFNYPGTLAIKPDGSRLYVADWYQHTVSVINIENDTNNKIADITGFHYAIINLAIKPDGSRLYATDSYNRTVPVIDIENDTNNKIADITGLNFPGVDDFMTLAIKPDGSRLYVANGSMGNGMVSVIDIKNDTNNKIADITGFNNSSMLAIKLDGSRLYVANSDTISVIDIENDTNNKIADITGFNNPIALAIKPDGSRLYVGNGSIGNRIVSVIDIKNDTNNKIADITGLDMDSPSALAIKPDGSRLYVANWGNSTVSVIDVPSSI is encoded by the coding sequence ATGAAGATTCAAGAAGAAACGAAGCTTACTTATGCGGTTTTAACCACCCCTGATATCCTCCAAATTAATGGGGATACAACTTTAACTTTGACGGTTTCCAATAACCAAAGTGGCTACATCAATATTACCTCCTTGGCCTTTCAAATTCCTCTAGGGGATAACGCGAAAGATCTCAGTACCGATCTGACCGGAATTACGTTTACCAAACCAACAAACTGGGAACTGAGTCAAGATAAAGGCCAGTTCACAGCAACTCCTACTTCACCTTCACAGGGTAAGATTGGACGAGAAGGGCTGACCTTTACATTCGTCGGGATTAAGGTGAATGCACAAGTCGGAACAACTCTTCTTACTATTAAAGAAACCACTCAAGAAGGAGGAACCCTTTCTACAACTTTACCTTTATCCAAATTTCCAGAGCAATTCCAGGTCAGTGACCTTGACGCGACCCCAGAGAGTGTCAACCCTGGAGAAAGTACGACCTTGTCTTGGAGTGGCAGTGCAGGATCTTATGAATTACAGTATAATCAAAAAACTATCCCAAACCTTCCTTCTACAGGGAGCTATGAAATTCCAGCGGATGATCTCGTAGACACAACAACCTTTTACCTTAATGTGACCATTAAAGGCTCAGATCCAACTTCACCAGCCACTTTACAAAGAGAGAAAACAGTAACCGTTTATACTCCTAAGATTATAAGTTTTGGCGGTAGTAATGGGAGATCCAGTGCATTACCAGGAGGATCAATCCCGCTTTCTTGGATCACAGAAAATGCAACCCAGGGTTCTATAACAGATCCAAATGGGAACAACTGGGATATTTCTACAGATCAGTTAAATAACGGACAGATGACTGTCGGCGTGCCAGAAGATGTGTCAGAAATAAAATATACGCTTACGATTAGAGGAAATAGGACTACACAAACCATGGATAGCCCCCCTATCCAAGTCTATGAATTTAAAAAACTTTCAGATATACATGGATTTGATGACCCATCTACTCTTGCCATCAACCCAGGCGGAACCAGACTCTATGTAGGGAACTGGGGCTCTGCTGGGACTGTTTCGGTTATTGACATTGAGAATGATACCAATAATAAAATCGCCGATATTATTACAGGATTTAATTACCCGGGTACTCTTGCCATCAAACCAGATGGATCCAGACTCTATGTAGCAGACTGGTACCAGCATACTGTTTCGGTTATTAACATTGAGAATGATACCAATAATAAAATCGCCGATATTACAGGATTTCATTACGCGATTATTAATCTTGCCATCAAACCGGATGGATCTAGACTCTATGCAACAGACTCGTACAATCGTACTGTTCCGGTCATTGACATTGAAAACGATACCAATAATAAAATCGCTGATATTACAGGACTTAATTTCCCAGGAGTTGATGACTTCATGACTCTTGCCATCAAACCGGATGGATCTAGACTCTATGTAGCAAACGGGAGCATGGGCAATGGTATGGTTTCGGTTATTGATATTAAGAATGATACCAATAATAAAATCGCCGATATTACAGGATTTAATAACTCGAGTATGCTTGCCATCAAACTGGATGGATCTAGACTCTATGTGGCAAACAGTGATACTATTTCGGTTATTGACATTGAGAATGATACCAATAATAAAATCGCCGATATTACAGGATTTAATAACCCGATTGCTCTTGCCATCAAACCGGATGGATCTAGACTCTATGTAGGAAACGGGAGCATAGGCAATCGTATTGTTTCGGTTATTGACATTAAGAATGATACCAATAACAAAATCGCTGATATTACAGGATTGGATATGGATAGTCCTAGTGCCCTTGCCATCAAACCGGATGGATCTAGACTCTATGTAGCAAACTGGGGCAATAGTACTGTTTCGGTCATCGACGTTCCTTCTTCTATATAA